Proteins from a genomic interval of Cyprinus carpio isolate SPL01 chromosome A21, ASM1834038v1, whole genome shotgun sequence:
- the LOC109046949 gene encoding cyclin-dependent kinase 9-like isoform X1, whose product MQRDKTGSSSGGDKPDRETAIMSKYYDGVEFPFCDEFSKYEKLAKIGQGTFGEVFKAKHRKTGKEVALKKVLMENEKEGFPITALREIKILQLLKHENVVNLIEICRTKATQFNRYKGSIYLVFDFCEHDLAGLLSNANVKFTLAEIKKVMQMLLNGLYYIHRNKILHRDMKAANVLITKDGVLKLADFGLARAFSLAKNSQGNRYTNRVVTLWYRPPELLLGERDYGPPIDLWGGGCIMAEMWTRSPIMQGNTEQHQLTLISQLCGSITPEVWPGVDKKYELYQKMELPKGQKRKVKDRLKAYVKDPYALDLIDRLLVLDPAQRIDSDDALNHDFFWSDPMPSDLKNMLSTHNTSMFEYLAPPRRRGHMPQQPANQNRNPATTSQSEFERVF is encoded by the exons aTGCAGCGCGACAAAACCGGAAGCTCCAGCGGTGGGGATAA GCCGGACAGAGAGACCGCCATCATGTCTAAATACTACGATGGGGTCGAGTTCCCCTTCTGTGACGAGTTCTCCAAATATGAGAAGCTGGCAAAGATCGGTCAGGGCACCTTCGG GGAGGTGTTCAAAGCCAAACACAGAAAGACCGGGAAGGAGGTGGCTTTAAAAAAAGTACTTATGGAGAATGAGAAAGAAGGG TTTCCCATCACAGCTCTGAGGGAGATCAAGATCCTACAGCTGCTCAAACATGAGAATGTGGTGAACCTCATTGAGATCTGCAGGACAAAAG CCACCCAGTTTAACCGTTACAAGGGCAGCATCTATCTAGTGTTTGATTTCTGTGAGCACGACCTCGCTGGACTGCTGAGCAATGCTAATGTTAAATTCACTCTGGCTGAGATTAAGAAGGTGATGCAGATGCTGCTGAATGGACTTTACTACATACACAGAAACAAG atcCTCCACAGAGACATGAAAGCAGCCAATGTTCTGATCACCAAGGATGGCGTTCTGAAGCTGGCTGATTTTGGATTGGCCAGAGCGTTTAGTTTGGCTAAGAACAGTCAGGGGAACCGCTACACAAACCGGGTCGTCACACTGTGGTACCGACCGCCTGAACTGCTGCTGG gtGAGAGAGACTACGGGCCTCCCATAGATCTGTGGGGTGGAGGGTGTATCATGGCAGAGATGTGGACCAGAAGCCCCATCATGCAGGGCAACACAGAACAGCACCAGCTCACACTCATTAGTCAGCTGTGTGGCTCTATTACTCCTGAG GTCTGGCCCGGTGTGGATAAGAAGTATGAACTGTATCAGAAGATGGAGCTTCCTAAAGGTCAGAAGCGTAAGGTGAAGGACAGACTGAAGGCTTATGTGAAAGACCCGTACGCTCTGGACCTCATCGACAGACTGCTGGTTCTGGATCCGGCTCAGAGAATAGACAGCGACGATGCTCTCAACCACGACTTCTTCTGGTCCGACCCCATGCCCTCTGACCTCAAAAACATGCTGTCCACACACAACACCTCCATGTTTGAGTACCTGGCGCCGCCGCGCAGGAGAGGTCACATGCCCCagcagccagccaatcagaacagaaACCCTGCCACCACCAGCCAATCAGAGTTCGAAAGGGTGTTTTGA
- the LOC109046949 gene encoding cyclin-dependent kinase 9-like isoform X2 yields MENEKEGFPITALREIKILQLLKHENVVNLIEICRTKATQFNRYKGSIYLVFDFCEHDLAGLLSNANVKFTLAEIKKVMQMLLNGLYYIHRNKILHRDMKAANVLITKDGVLKLADFGLARAFSLAKNSQGNRYTNRVVTLWYRPPELLLGERDYGPPIDLWGGGCIMAEMWTRSPIMQGNTEQHQLTLISQLCGSITPEVWPGVDKKYELYQKMELPKGQKRKVKDRLKAYVKDPYALDLIDRLLVLDPAQRIDSDDALNHDFFWSDPMPSDLKNMLSTHNTSMFEYLAPPRRRGHMPQQPANQNRNPATTSQSEFERVF; encoded by the exons ATGGAGAATGAGAAAGAAGGG TTTCCCATCACAGCTCTGAGGGAGATCAAGATCCTACAGCTGCTCAAACATGAGAATGTGGTGAACCTCATTGAGATCTGCAGGACAAAAG CCACCCAGTTTAACCGTTACAAGGGCAGCATCTATCTAGTGTTTGATTTCTGTGAGCACGACCTCGCTGGACTGCTGAGCAATGCTAATGTTAAATTCACTCTGGCTGAGATTAAGAAGGTGATGCAGATGCTGCTGAATGGACTTTACTACATACACAGAAACAAG atcCTCCACAGAGACATGAAAGCAGCCAATGTTCTGATCACCAAGGATGGCGTTCTGAAGCTGGCTGATTTTGGATTGGCCAGAGCGTTTAGTTTGGCTAAGAACAGTCAGGGGAACCGCTACACAAACCGGGTCGTCACACTGTGGTACCGACCGCCTGAACTGCTGCTGG gtGAGAGAGACTACGGGCCTCCCATAGATCTGTGGGGTGGAGGGTGTATCATGGCAGAGATGTGGACCAGAAGCCCCATCATGCAGGGCAACACAGAACAGCACCAGCTCACACTCATTAGTCAGCTGTGTGGCTCTATTACTCCTGAG GTCTGGCCCGGTGTGGATAAGAAGTATGAACTGTATCAGAAGATGGAGCTTCCTAAAGGTCAGAAGCGTAAGGTGAAGGACAGACTGAAGGCTTATGTGAAAGACCCGTACGCTCTGGACCTCATCGACAGACTGCTGGTTCTGGATCCGGCTCAGAGAATAGACAGCGACGATGCTCTCAACCACGACTTCTTCTGGTCCGACCCCATGCCCTCTGACCTCAAAAACATGCTGTCCACACACAACACCTCCATGTTTGAGTACCTGGCGCCGCCGCGCAGGAGAGGTCACATGCCCCagcagccagccaatcagaacagaaACCCTGCCACCACCAGCCAATCAGAGTTCGAAAGGGTGTTTTGA